The following proteins are co-located in the Tolypothrix sp. NIES-4075 genome:
- a CDS encoding non-ribosomal peptide synthetase, with product MKIVEFLSYLRSLDIQVFLDKEKLRCNAPENTLTPELRAEIQQHKAEIIEFFKAANRTSNYTYTPLVPILREGNLPLSFAQQRLWFLDQLTPNNPFYNVPAALHLKGSLNSIALEQTFNEIVQRHEALRTNFVMVQGQPVQIINPTLKISLPIIDLRQLPQAEREIQARQLTTQEAQRPFNLSTDSLLRVTLLQLDETEHILLLNMHHIVSDGWSIGVLIGEIAALYTAFSSGQPSFLPKLAIQYADFAQWQHEWLQGDVLETQLAYWQKQLNGISMLNLPTDRRPAVQTYQGARQLLQLPKSLSEALETLSQQEGVTLFMTLLAAFKILLYRYTQQEDIAVGSAIANRNRSEIEQLIGFFVNSLVLRTDLSGNPTFRELLSRVKEVALGAYAHQDLPFEKLVEELHPERNLNQNPLFQVVFALQNAPMSALELPGLILSPLEFDTTTTRFDLEFHLWEREANNQLWVDSSKGISGFVIYRTDLFDEATITRMLEHFQILLEGIVANPEQRIANLPLLSQLEQHQLLSEWNNTQVDYPQDKCIHQLFETIAEQTPDAIALVFEDVETRHVASLTYKELNLRSNQLAHYLKKLGVQAEVLVGLCVERSFDMIIGMLGILKAGGAYVPLDPTYPPERLNLMFEDAQVPILLTHEQWIQQLETHNCQVICLDNWDIIAQEIEDNLPSQVAVGNLAYVIYTSGSTGKPKGVQIEHRGLLNLVFWHQKAFAVSHLDRATQIAGVAFDACVWEIFPYLSAGASIYFVDDEIRLNPEHLRDWLISKTITICFLPTPLAEQILTLDFPNNAALRILLTGGDKLHQYPLADHVFQVVNNYGPTENTVVTTSGNVKNQNNITPAIGRPIDNTQVYILDKHLQLVPIGVPGELYISGDGLARGYLNLSDLTVERFIPNPFISCRDAINRVSTIYKTGDLVRYRLDGNIEFLNRLDEQIKIRGYRIELGEIEAVLSQHPAVQQNVVMTSEDAGEKRLIAYVVLNTEYSNQQENIQLMQLQDEQISQWQMLYNETYNQPASDRDPTFNFIGWNSSYTNQPIPAEQIREWVNNQVAQILTLQPKRVLEIGCGTGLLLFRIAPHCTKYYATDFSPISLNYIQQQLPQEMPQVTLHQKMATDFEGIEGTFDAVILNSVVQYFPSIDYLIRVLEGAVQATVPGGFIFIGDVRNLQLLPAFHASVQLYQAEPSLTREQLQQRVKMQVFQETELVIDPAFFNALKQRFPQINHVEIQLNRGRERNELTQFRYNAILHIGSETVNNTKDYPVLDWSENNLTVSAVHQLLIENQSDILAITNVPNARVITAVKTAEWLSGVEDFKTAGVMRKALQDLENFGVDPEDFYALDVPYSLNISWSNSSSEGRYDVVFVQQPINKRIIFSPSTDLRPWQSYANNPLQASSARKLVPQLQTYLAQKLPEYMMPSSFVVLESFPLTANGKVNRRALRVPLIKSDFASYVAPQTLVEEALVKIFAEVLGLKHVGIHDNFFELGGHSLLATQLVSRVRDSFGLELPLRSVFEASTIAELSQVVESFKLIDAQKAPALVPLSRESRRMKLSSLNKSSETS from the coding sequence TTGAAAATAGTTGAATTTTTATCTTATCTTCGCAGCTTAGATATTCAGGTTTTTCTTGATAAAGAAAAATTGCGTTGTAACGCACCTGAAAACACTCTAACACCAGAACTGCGTGCCGAAATTCAACAACATAAAGCAGAAATTATTGAATTTTTCAAAGCAGCTAATCGTACTAGTAACTATACTTATACACCGCTCGTACCTATTTTGCGCGAAGGAAATCTTCCCCTCTCCTTTGCTCAACAAAGATTGTGGTTTCTTGACCAATTAACACCTAACAATCCTTTCTATAACGTTCCCGCAGCATTGCATTTAAAAGGTTCGCTCAATTCTATAGCATTAGAGCAAACATTTAACGAAATTGTGCAGCGTCACGAAGCTTTACGCACCAATTTTGTCATGGTGCAAGGGCAACCAGTTCAGATAATAAATCCCACATTAAAAATATCCTTACCAATAATAGATTTGCGGCAACTGCCACAAGCTGAACGTGAAATACAAGCACGACAACTTACTACCCAAGAAGCTCAACGTCCTTTCAATTTATCAACTGATTCCTTGCTACGAGTAACACTTTTGCAGTTGGATGAAACAGAACATATTCTATTATTGAATATGCACCACATTGTCTCCGATGGTTGGTCTATCGGAGTGCTGATTGGTGAAATAGCAGCACTCTACACAGCCTTTAGTAGCGGTCAGCCTTCTTTTCTACCGAAACTAGCAATCCAATATGCAGACTTTGCCCAATGGCAGCACGAATGGCTGCAAGGAGATGTGCTGGAAACTCAGTTAGCTTACTGGCAGAAGCAATTAAACGGCATTTCCATGCTAAATCTGCCTACTGACAGAAGACCAGCAGTTCAAACTTACCAGGGTGCAAGGCAACTTCTACAACTACCAAAAAGCCTGAGTGAAGCGCTGGAAACTCTATCGCAGCAAGAAGGAGTGACTTTGTTCATGACTCTGCTGGCAGCATTCAAAATTTTACTTTACCGCTATACCCAGCAAGAAGATATTGCTGTGGGTTCAGCGATCGCTAACCGCAACCGTAGTGAAATTGAACAATTAATTGGCTTTTTTGTCAATAGTTTAGTGCTGCGTACCGACTTAAGTGGAAACCCAACTTTTCGAGAATTATTAAGTCGAGTCAAAGAGGTAGCTTTGGGTGCTTATGCTCATCAAGATTTGCCTTTTGAAAAGCTGGTAGAAGAACTGCATCCAGAGCGGAACTTAAATCAAAATCCGCTGTTTCAAGTAGTATTTGCGCTTCAAAATGCGCCTATGTCTGCGTTAGAGTTACCTGGTTTAATACTTAGTCCTTTGGAATTTGATACTACAACAACGCGCTTTGATTTAGAATTTCATTTGTGGGAGCGAGAAGCAAACAATCAATTATGGGTAGATAGCTCGAAAGGAATCAGCGGTTTTGTAATTTACAGAACTGATTTATTTGATGAAGCTACTATTACCCGAATGCTAGAACATTTCCAAATATTGTTGGAGGGTATAGTTGCAAATCCAGAACAGCGAATTGCAAATTTACCACTTTTAAGTCAACTTGAGCAACATCAATTGTTAAGTGAATGGAATAATACTCAAGTAGATTATCCTCAAGATAAATGCATTCATCAGTTATTTGAGACTATAGCAGAGCAAACTCCTGATGCCATAGCGTTGGTATTTGAAGATGTAGAGACGCGACATGTCGCGTCTCTAACCTACAAAGAATTAAATCTACGCAGCAATCAACTTGCACATTATCTGAAAAAATTAGGTGTTCAAGCCGAAGTTTTAGTAGGACTTTGTGTAGAACGCTCTTTTGATATGATAATCGGGATGTTGGGCATTTTGAAAGCGGGTGGAGCTTATGTACCTTTAGATCCAACTTATCCCCCTGAACGTTTGAATTTGATGTTTGAAGATGCTCAAGTACCAATTTTATTAACTCACGAGCAATGGATTCAACAGCTTGAAACTCATAATTGTCAGGTAATATGTTTAGATAATTGGGATATTATTGCTCAAGAAATTGAAGATAATCTTCCCAGTCAAGTTGCAGTAGGAAACCTCGCTTATGTCATTTATACCTCTGGCTCAACTGGAAAGCCTAAAGGAGTACAAATTGAACATAGGGGATTATTAAATCTAGTTTTTTGGCATCAAAAAGCATTTGCAGTTTCACACCTTGACCGAGCAACGCAGATAGCTGGGGTTGCTTTTGACGCTTGTGTGTGGGAAATTTTCCCGTATCTTAGTGCTGGAGCAAGCATATATTTTGTAGATGATGAAATTAGGTTAAATCCTGAGCATTTACGAGATTGGCTAATATCAAAAACAATAACAATTTGCTTTCTCCCAACACCTTTGGCAGAACAAATTCTCACATTAGATTTTCCGAATAACGCAGCTTTACGAATATTGCTTACAGGTGGGGACAAACTACATCAATATCCTTTAGCTGACCATGTTTTCCAAGTAGTTAATAACTATGGACCGACTGAAAATACAGTTGTGACAACTTCCGGGAATGTTAAGAATCAAAACAATATAACACCTGCAATTGGTCGTCCCATTGACAACACGCAAGTTTATATACTTGACAAACATTTACAACTCGTACCTATTGGTGTACCAGGTGAGTTGTACATAAGTGGTGATGGGTTAGCGCGAGGCTATTTAAACCTTTCTGATTTAACTGTTGAACGCTTTATTCCTAATCCTTTCATTTCCTGTAGAGACGCGATTAATCGCGTCTCTACAATTTATAAAACGGGTGATTTAGTTCGCTATCGATTAGATGGTAATATTGAATTTTTAAATCGTCTTGACGAACAGATAAAAATTCGCGGCTACCGCATTGAGTTAGGAGAAATTGAAGCGGTGTTGAGTCAACATCCAGCAGTGCAGCAAAATGTTGTGATGACTTCTGAGGATGCAGGTGAGAAACGTTTAATAGCTTATGTTGTGCTAAATACTGAATATAGCAACCAGCAGGAAAATATACAATTAATGCAATTGCAGGATGAACAAATTTCGCAATGGCAAATGCTTTACAACGAAACTTATAATCAACCTGCTAGCGATCGCGATCCAACATTCAATTTTATCGGCTGGAATAGTAGTTACACAAATCAGCCTATTCCCGCAGAACAAATACGCGAATGGGTTAATAACCAAGTAGCGCAAATTCTAACTTTACAACCTAAGCGAGTTCTAGAAATTGGTTGTGGAACAGGTTTACTACTCTTTAGAATTGCCCCGCACTGTACCAAGTATTATGCAACGGATTTTTCCCCGATTTCACTTAACTACATTCAACAGCAGTTGCCACAAGAAATGCCGCAAGTAACGTTACACCAAAAGATGGCAACTGACTTTGAGGGAATAGAAGGTACTTTTGATGCGGTAATTCTCAATTCTGTTGTGCAATATTTTCCTAGTATTGATTATCTTATTCGCGTATTAGAAGGTGCTGTGCAGGCAACTGTGCCGGGTGGCTTTATCTTTATAGGAGATGTGCGTAATCTGCAACTTTTGCCAGCTTTTCATGCATCTGTGCAACTATATCAAGCAGAACCTTCGCTCACCCGTGAACAGTTGCAGCAACGGGTAAAAATGCAAGTTTTCCAAGAAACAGAGTTAGTCATCGATCCAGCTTTTTTCAATGCATTAAAGCAGCGTTTTCCCCAAATTAATCACGTAGAAATTCAACTGAACCGAGGACGCGAACGCAATGAATTAACTCAGTTTCGTTACAATGCAATTCTGCATATTGGCAGCGAAACTGTTAATAACACTAAGGATTATCCAGTATTAGACTGGTCTGAAAATAATTTAACTGTCTCAGCAGTGCATCAGCTATTAATTGAAAACCAATCAGATATTTTAGCTATTACCAATGTACCTAATGCGCGAGTGATAACAGCAGTTAAAACAGCAGAATGGCTATCAGGTGTAGAAGATTTTAAAACAGCGGGAGTAATGCGTAAAGCTTTGCAAGACCTCGAAAATTTCGGAGTAGATCCAGAAGATTTCTATGCGCTGGATGTCCCCTACAGCCTTAATATTAGCTGGTCAAATTCGAGTAGTGAAGGACGCTACGATGTGGTTTTTGTACAGCAACCAATAAATAAAAGAATTATTTTTTCACCCAGCACTGACTTGCGTCCCTGGCAAAGTTACGCTAATAATCCTTTACAAGCTTCTTCAGCACGTAAGTTAGTACCGCAGTTGCAAACTTATTTAGCACAAAAGCTGCCTGAATACATGATGCCATCTAGTTTTGTAGTGCTGGAGTCTTTCCCTCTAACAGCTAATGGTAAAGTAAATCGCCGTGCTTTAAGAGTACCCTTAATTAAGTCAGATTTTGCATCTTATGTTGCACCTCAGACTTTGGTTGAAGAAGCATTGGTGAAAATTTTTGCTGAAGTTTTGGGACTCAAGCACGTAGGAATTCATGACAATTTCTTTGAATTGGGTGGTCATTCATTATTAGCAACTCAGCTTGTCTCTAGAGTGCGGGACAGCTTTGGGTTGGAGTTGCCTTTGCGTAGCGTATTTGAGGCATCGACAATTGCAGAATTATCTCAGGTGGTGGAAAGCTTTAAACTCATCGATGCTCAAAAAGCTCCAGCTTTAGTACCACTATCGCGTGAGAGTCGCAGAATGAAGTTATCTTCCCTAAACAAATCGTCTGAAACTAGCTGA
- a CDS encoding alpha/beta fold hydrolase, with amino-acid sequence MPVNFLFVWLVQLLSIGVLGGGIYIFYEWYERELVGTFYLVAGLVMVLWSIGGRFISLPLLRRPGTDEPKFMRSKTVQRLSRPDGSVLQVEFYGPEDGQPIIMSHGWGPNSTVWYYAKRQLSDRFRVIVWDLPGLGKSSRPKNNDYSIEKYARDLEAVIAIAGDKPVFLLGHSMGGMITLTFCRLFPELLTSRVAGLILVDTTYTNPVKTCIFSNLVRKLQKPLLEPLLYVTILLSPIFWLMTWLSYLNGSLYISVELSGFTGTETRGQLNFAGLLSALGSPNVLARGTLAMFNYDETMTLPTVNVPVLVICGASDIATKPVASDRMKAELPSSELVSIKRGGHMALMEQNQRFSEAVSAFCVRNSNSSVFP; translated from the coding sequence ATGCCCGTCAATTTCCTGTTTGTATGGCTGGTTCAACTGCTGTCCATTGGGGTACTTGGTGGGGGAATCTACATTTTTTATGAGTGGTACGAACGAGAACTTGTGGGAACTTTCTATTTGGTGGCTGGACTAGTAATGGTTTTGTGGTCTATTGGTGGTCGTTTTATCAGTTTGCCACTTTTGCGGCGTCCTGGAACTGATGAACCGAAGTTTATGCGTAGCAAAACCGTGCAACGCTTGTCACGACCGGATGGTAGTGTACTGCAAGTAGAGTTTTATGGTCCTGAGGATGGTCAACCGATTATTATGTCTCACGGTTGGGGACCCAACAGTACTGTATGGTATTATGCCAAGCGACAATTGAGCGATCGCTTCCGAGTAATTGTATGGGATTTACCAGGGTTAGGAAAATCCTCCAGACCGAAAAACAATGATTACTCAATAGAAAAATATGCGCGTGATTTAGAAGCGGTTATTGCGATCGCCGGGGATAAGCCTGTTTTCCTGCTAGGACACAGTATGGGTGGTATGATTACACTAACCTTTTGTCGGCTGTTTCCAGAACTTTTGACAAGTCGGGTAGCTGGCTTAATTCTTGTGGATACTACTTACACCAATCCGGTAAAAACTTGTATTTTTAGTAATTTGGTACGTAAATTACAGAAGCCGTTGCTCGAACCTTTGTTGTACGTCACTATCTTGTTGTCACCGATTTTCTGGTTGATGACTTGGCTTTCGTATCTTAATGGTTCGTTGTACATCAGTGTAGAACTATCTGGATTTACGGGTACAGAAACACGCGGTCAACTAAATTTTGCTGGTTTATTATCAGCATTGGGTTCCCCTAATGTTTTGGCTCGCGGCACATTGGCAATGTTCAATTATGATGAAACAATGACTTTGCCGACGGTTAATGTTCCGGTGTTGGTTATCTGCGGTGCTTCAGATATAGCGACTAAACCTGTTGCAAGCGATCGCATGAAAGCAGAATTACCTTCTTCTGAATTAGTCAGCATCAAACGCGGTGGACATATGGCATTGATGGAGCAGAATCAGCGTTTTTCCGAAGCTGTTAGCGCATTTTGTGTTAGAAACTCGAACTCAAGCGTTTTTCCTTAA
- a CDS encoding non-ribosomal peptide synthetase, producing the protein MSSEEVFVFPASFAQQRLWFIDQLIPGNAIYNVPTVIRLTGRLNLAALKQTFNEIVRRHETLRTTFIVLDGQPLQAIPAESCANAPSLTIPFSILDLQQLPSDEREIEAKCIINAEIERPFDLSTGPLLRVTLLVLGETEHILLLNMHHIICDDWSIGVLIRELGTLYAAFVQNQASLLELPLQYADFAHWQREWLQGEVLETQLTYWRQQLNGISMLHLPSDKARSPIQTYQGATQFLELPKNLTDALEKLSQQEGVTLFMTLLAAFQTLLYRYTHQEDIAVGSPIANRNRSEIEGLIGFFVNSLVLRTDLSGNPTFRELLSRVREVTLGAYSHQDLPFEKLVEELHPERNLSQHPLFQVVFGLQNAPMSALEMPGLVPSFINIDLKKTRFDLELHLWKCSEDFRSLWGAKWEHSQGIRGVMVYSTDLFEKATITRMLEDFQTLLSGIVANPNQGIANLPLLNEEKLYQVLVEWNNTQADYPQDKCIHQLFENQVKQHPDAIAIIFENVETRCIASLTYGELNIRSNQLAQHLQKIRVKSEVLVGICISQSPEMIVGLLGILKAGGTYVPLDPSYPQERLNFMLEDAQVSVLLTQEKLLKHFQSFSNPIICIDKDWEIIVQESAENPKNSVSSDNLAYVMYTSGSTGKPKGVAVTHKAVNRLVCNTNYIKLQPTDKIAQASNISFDAATFEIWGALLNGAQLVGISKDAILSPHELALQLRQKGISVLFLTTALFQQIARDVPQAFATLRYLLFGGETVDIRWVKKILKKGSPNNLIHVYGPTENTTFSAYYRVENVPESATSIPIGCPITNTQIYLLDANLQPVPIGVVGELYIGGDGLAREYINCPELTAERFISNPFISCRDAINRVSTIYKTGDLGCYLPDGNIEFLGRIDNQVKIRGFRIELGEIEAVLNQHPGVRETVVIADEEIPGDKQLVAYIVPNQEQVLTQSAQKIASLLRQFLKEKLPEYMVPKAYVILESLPLTPNGKVDRRALKAPDITFDKPDFVAPRTQVEDLLVEIWAKILGKEQVGIHDNFFELGGHSLLATQLVSRIRDTFKIDLPVRNLFEAPTVEQLAKYIETTSWAASLDKAGSISQDREEVEF; encoded by the coding sequence ATGTCTTCTGAAGAGGTCTTCGTCTTTCCTGCATCTTTTGCCCAACAGCGACTGTGGTTCATCGACCAATTGATCCCCGGTAATGCTATTTATAATGTGCCAACAGTCATTCGCTTGACAGGGAGGCTTAATTTAGCAGCACTGAAGCAGACTTTTAATGAAATCGTGCGCCGTCATGAAACTTTACGCACCACATTTATAGTATTAGATGGGCAACCCCTGCAAGCGATTCCTGCGGAAAGCTGCGCTAACGCTCCCAGCTTAACAATACCTTTTTCTATATTAGACCTTCAACAATTGCCAAGCGATGAACGCGAGATTGAAGCAAAGTGCATTATTAACGCAGAGATAGAACGTCCTTTCGATTTGTCTACTGGTCCGTTGCTGCGAGTGACGCTGCTTGTGCTTGGGGAAACAGAACATATTCTATTACTGAATATGCACCACATTATCTGCGACGATTGGTCTATTGGAGTGCTGATTCGCGAATTGGGAACGCTGTACGCAGCTTTTGTACAAAACCAGGCTTCACTGTTAGAATTGCCTCTTCAATACGCCGATTTTGCCCACTGGCAGCGCGAATGGTTGCAAGGAGAAGTGTTGGAAACTCAGTTAACTTATTGGCGTCAGCAATTAAACGGCATTTCCATGCTACATCTGCCTAGCGACAAAGCGCGATCGCCTATACAAACCTATCAAGGAGCAACGCAATTTCTAGAGTTACCGAAAAACCTAACTGATGCACTAGAAAAGCTTTCGCAGCAAGAAGGTGTCACCTTATTTATGACTCTGCTGGCAGCATTTCAAACATTGCTTTACCGCTACACACATCAAGAAGATATTGCCGTCGGTTCGCCAATTGCTAACCGTAACCGCAGCGAAATAGAAGGATTAATTGGCTTTTTTGTCAATAGTTTGGTGTTACGTACCGACTTAAGTGGAAACCCGACTTTCCGAGAACTGCTATCTAGAGTACGCGAAGTAACACTAGGAGCATATAGCCATCAAGATTTGCCTTTTGAAAAGTTAGTAGAAGAACTGCATCCAGAGCGAAACTTGAGCCAGCACCCGCTATTTCAAGTGGTGTTTGGTTTACAGAATGCGCCAATGTCAGCGCTAGAAATGCCTGGTTTAGTGCCTAGCTTTATAAATATTGACTTGAAGAAAACACGCTTTGATTTGGAGTTACATCTGTGGAAGTGTTCCGAAGATTTTAGAAGTTTATGGGGTGCAAAGTGGGAGCATTCTCAGGGTATTAGAGGTGTAATGGTTTACAGCACAGATTTGTTTGAAAAAGCCACTATTACTCGGATGCTGGAAGATTTTCAAACGCTGTTATCAGGTATTGTTGCTAATCCAAATCAAGGCATCGCCAATTTACCACTATTAAACGAAGAAAAGCTTTATCAGGTATTAGTCGAATGGAATAATACTCAAGCAGATTATCCTCAAGATAAGTGCATTCATCAATTGTTTGAAAATCAGGTGAAGCAGCATCCTGATGCGATAGCAATAATCTTTGAAAATGTAGAGACGCGATGTATCGCGTCTCTAACATATGGAGAGTTGAATATTCGCAGCAATCAACTAGCACAGCATTTACAAAAAATAAGGGTAAAATCTGAAGTTTTAGTAGGTATTTGCATTTCACAGTCACCAGAAATGATAGTTGGGTTACTGGGGATTTTGAAAGCGGGGGGAACATATGTTCCTTTAGATCCTAGCTATCCTCAAGAACGTTTAAATTTCATGCTGGAAGATGCACAAGTTTCAGTATTGCTGACACAAGAAAAGTTGCTCAAGCATTTTCAAAGCTTCTCAAATCCAATTATTTGCATAGATAAAGACTGGGAAATTATTGTCCAAGAAAGCGCAGAAAATCCGAAAAACAGCGTAAGCAGCGATAATTTAGCTTATGTAATGTATACTTCTGGCTCAACAGGAAAACCTAAAGGAGTGGCTGTAACTCACAAAGCTGTAAATCGATTGGTGTGCAATACAAACTATATAAAATTGCAACCTACTGATAAAATTGCTCAAGCCTCAAATATTTCCTTTGATGCAGCGACATTCGAGATTTGGGGAGCGCTACTTAATGGTGCTCAACTTGTGGGAATTAGCAAAGATGCCATTCTATCACCTCATGAATTGGCATTACAACTACGACAAAAAGGTATCAGCGTTCTGTTTTTGACTACTGCTTTGTTTCAGCAAATTGCCAGAGATGTTCCGCAAGCTTTCGCGACGTTGCGATATTTACTATTTGGTGGGGAAACTGTTGATATTAGATGGGTTAAAAAGATTCTCAAAAAGGGTTCGCCAAACAACTTAATTCATGTTTATGGTCCTACAGAAAATACTACATTTTCTGCTTATTACAGGGTGGAAAACGTACCTGAATCAGCTACATCTATTCCCATTGGTTGCCCGATTACAAACACACAAATTTATTTATTAGATGCTAATTTACAACCAGTGCCTATTGGGGTTGTTGGTGAATTGTACATTGGTGGTGATGGACTTGCGCGAGAATATATCAATTGTCCTGAGTTAACTGCTGAACGCTTTATTTCTAATCCTTTCATTTCTTGTAGAGACGCGATTAATCGCGTCTCTACAATTTACAAAACGGGTGATTTAGGTTGCTATTTACCAGATGGGAATATTGAATTTTTAGGTCGCATTGACAATCAAGTTAAAATTCGCGGTTTCCGCATTGAATTGGGAGAAATAGAAGCGGTGCTGAATCAGCATCCAGGGGTAAGGGAAACAGTAGTTATTGCCGATGAGGAAATACCTGGTGATAAGCAGTTGGTGGCTTATATTGTTCCCAACCAAGAACAGGTACTGACGCAATCAGCGCAAAAAATTGCGTCTTTACTTCGCCAATTTTTGAAAGAAAAGCTACCAGAATACATGGTGCCAAAAGCCTATGTAATATTGGAATCTCTACCATTAACACCTAATGGCAAAGTGGATCGTCGTGCCTTAAAAGCACCTGATATTACTTTTGATAAACCAGATTTTGTCGCACCACGGACGCAGGTTGAAGATTTACTTGTGGAAATATGGGCTAAAATTTTAGGAAAAGAACAAGTAGGTATCCACGATAATTTCTTTGAATTGGGTGGTCATTCTTTATTAGCAACTCAGTTAGTTTCTCGAATCCGGGACACCTTTAAAATAGATTTACCTGTACGCAATTTATTTGAAGCACCGACTGTTGAACAACTTGCTAAGTACATTGAAACAACATCTTGGGCAGCTTCATTAGATAAAGCTGGTAGTATAAGTCAGGATCGAGAAGAAGTTGAATTTTAA